The Terriglobia bacterium DNA window TTGGGACGCTAATATTGGATTCGTCGCAGCTTGGGTTGCAAATACACGAGTCGGTCGGGCATCCGATTGAATTGGATCGTGTGCTGGGGATGGAAGCCAATTTTGCGGGCACATCTTTCCTTACTCTCGACAAGCTGAACAATCTGAAGTATGGGAGCGACCTGGTGAACGTGGTGGCCGATGCGACCGAGCAGCATGGGCCGGGGTTGGGAACGTTCGCATATGACGACGAGGGCGTGCAGGCGCAGTGCGTGCCGATTATTCAGCAAGGTGAATTTGTAGGGTATCTTTCGTCGCGAGATACGGCGGCGATGATTGGTCGCGAGCGCAGCGGAGGTGACATGCGCGCCGAGAGTTGGAATCGTGTGCCGATTGTCCGCATGACGAACATCAGCATTCTGCCGGGCGAAAACAATATGGGGCTGGAAGACCTGATCGCAGATACAGACGACGGCATGCTATTGCAGACGAACCGCTCCTGGTCGATCGATGATAAGAGATACAACTTCCAGTTCAGTTGCGAGTTGGGTTGGGAAATCAAGAAGGGTAAACGCACGAGGATGCTGAAGAATCCATCGTATTCGGGGATTACGACGGAGTTTTGGAATTCCCTCGATGCGATTTGCGGGAAGAAAGAATGGATCCTATGGGGAACTCCAAACTGCGGTAAAGGACAGCCCCAGCAGGTAATGGGTACTGGACACGGTGCCAGTCCGGCGCGTTTTAGAAATATCAAAATCGGTACAGCTTTCTCATAGACATGCTGACTAAAGATCAAGCCTTCGATATTTTTCAGCGCGCGAAGAAGTATGCGTCTGTCGACGAAGTGGAAGTGCTCATTTCGGGCGGCCGGAGTGCGCTGACGCGATTTGCGAACAACACGATTACGCAGAATGTCGCCGACGAGAATTATGAGGTGTCGGTGCGGGTGGCGTTCGATCACAAGACGGCGCGGGCGACGACGAATCGGCTGGATGATGAAGGGTTAAAGAGTGTGGTGCAGGCGGCGGAGTCGTTGACGCGATTGCAGGAGCCCGACCCGGATTTATTGCCGATGCCGACGGCACAGGAGGCGGGGCGCGGCACGGAGCCAGACCGGTACTTCGAAGAGACGGCAGGGGTGGGGCCCTCACAGCGCGCGGAGGTGGCCGGAAAAATGGTCGGGGTAGCGCGGCGGCAGAGCCTGATTGCCGCGGGCGTTGCGGCCTCGAGTGAGCACGTGGACGCGATCTTCAATTCGAAGGGCGTTGCGGCATACCACAGGCAGACGGGTGCGGAAGTTTCCATCACGATGCTGGCGACGGATTCTTCGGGATGGCAGAAGGCGAATTCACCGAATGTGGCCGACGTTCATCCAGTGCGGCTGGCGGAGATTGCGGCGGAAAAAGCGCGGAAGTCGGCGGGACCGAAGGAACTGGAGCCGGGAAAGTACACGGTTGTACTGGAACCGGCGGCGGTGCTGGACTTGTGCGGCTTCCTGATGTGGGATTTCAGCGGGCTGGCACTGCTGGAGCAGCGATCCTGCCTGAACAATCGCATGAGAACCAGGTTGTTCGGAGAGAACATCAGCATTTTCGACGACGTTCACCATCCGCTGCAGGCTGGGCCGGGATTC harbors:
- a CDS encoding TldD/PmbA family protein, which encodes MLTKDQAFDIFQRAKKYASVDEVEVLISGGRSALTRFANNTITQNVADENYEVSVRVAFDHKTARATTNRLDDEGLKSVVQAAESLTRLQEPDPDLLPMPTAQEAGRGTEPDRYFEETAGVGPSQRAEVAGKMVGVARRQSLIAAGVAASSEHVDAIFNSKGVAAYHRQTGAEVSITMLATDSSGWQKANSPNVADVHPVRLAEIAAEKARKSAGPKELEPGKYTVVLEPAAVLDLCGFLMWDFSGLALLEQRSCLNNRMRTRLFGENISIFDDVHHPLQAGPGFDGEGMKRERVELVKNGVVQNVVFARATSAMAKKSPGEGLGVEIRPTGHGFPLPNEIGEIPQNVVFGAPTAGKERTVEQMVAATEKGILVTRLWYIREVEPYEKLLTGMTRDGTFWIEEGKVRFGVRNFRFNQSVVQMLQNVLEMSTPVRASGEESFDMVVPAMKVRDFNFTEVTRF
- a CDS encoding TldD/PmbA family protein produces the protein MKDIAGWALETAKLSGANLCEVRIVHERNRALATKNGRIGNAQDAETIGAGIRVLAEGAWGFSATQDLSRDGMQKCAAHAVEIAKASARVKTHDVRLAEEPPAQVDWGSPCVIDPFGVSVEKNIDLLMRIDAILRGVQGITLAETNMNFRRYEQWFFSSEGSQIHQTRTVTGAGFAVYSFEGSEIQKRSYPNSFGGQWMNRGYELIDELKLEDNARRIAEECVALHKADQCPQKVGTLILDSSQLGLQIHESVGHPIELDRVLGMEANFAGTSFLTLDKLNNLKYGSDLVNVVADATEQHGPGLGTFAYDDEGVQAQCVPIIQQGEFVGYLSSRDTAAMIGRERSGGDMRAESWNRVPIVRMTNISILPGENNMGLEDLIADTDDGMLLQTNRSWSIDDKRYNFQFSCELGWEIKKGKRTRMLKNPSYSGITTEFWNSLDAICGKKEWILWGTPNCGKGQPQQVMGTGHGASPARFRNIKIGTAFS